Genomic segment of Candidatus Bathyarchaeota archaeon:
AAGACTGGGCTGCTGAAGACACAAACTGGTATCTCGGTGAGCTTGAGAAGGCCAAGAAGAGGAAAGATGGCCCTCACTAAGATTTCCAAATTTACACCTCACAGCCGGTTAATTCGAAGCCCTTAACCATTTTTCAGAAGCTTAAGAGCTAAATTTATAAGCTATCTGAGATGATTGGGTGAGGGAGGTCAAGTTTGAGCCTCGAGGACAGACTAAGGGACGTTGAGGAAGAGTTGAAGGTTCTAATGGAGAAGATAGAGGACCTAGAGGAACGCTTAGATGAGATAGAGGAACGCCTCGACGAACTCGAGGAGAGGGTTGAATCCCTATAGCCCTAGGTAGATTTTTTTATCCCGAAACCCAACTTCATAGAGGCCTCCAGATGGCTTTCGGCGTGCACACCTCGAAGGAGATCATAGGAACCAGAGGAAGAGAACTCGAAGGGAGAAGGATCGTTCTATGTATAACGGGAAGCGTAGCAGCGGTGAGGAGCCCAGAGATCGCCCGTGAACTCATGCGTCGTGGAGCCGAGGTCTACACGGTCATGACACCAATGGCCACTAAGATCCTGCACCCCTACATGATGGAGTGGGCCACGGGCAACCCAGTGGTCACAGAGCTAACGGGCAAGATCGAGCATGTGACATATGCCGGGGAGCACCCCCATAGAGCCGACCTCATCCTCGTAGCTCCCTGCACTGCCAACACAATTGGGAAGGCTGCTTCAGCGATAGATGACACGCCGGTGACCACGGTTCTGACCACGGCAATAGGATCGGGCATCCCGATAATAATGGCCCCAGCGATGCATGGATCGATGTATAACCACCCAGTGGTCAGGGAAAACATTGAGAAGCTTAGGTCTATAGGGGTTGAGATCCTTATGCCCAGGGTGGAGGAGGGTAAGGCGAAGATACCCGAGACGGATGAGATCGTTGAGGCTGTGGTGAGGAGGCTTAGGCTCGGGAAGGAGCTAGAGGGTAGGAGGATCCTAGTAACTGCGGGCCCGACGAGGGAGTATATAGACGCCTTCAGGTTCATATCAAACCCAAGTTCTGGGAAGATGGGAGTGGCGATAGCCGAGGAGGCATTGCGTCGAGGGGCGGAGGTCACCTTCATATACGGGCCCGGAACAGCTCAACCCCCCTTTGGGGTCCGGCTTATAAGGGTCGAGACCACCAATGAGATGTTAGAGGCCACCGTAAAGGCCCTTAAGGATTTTAAGCATGACGCAGCCATCCTGACGGCGGCTGTCTCCGACTTCGGCCCAAAGGCGAGGGAGATGATAAAAACACCCTCTAACAGGGAAAGTTGGACTATCGAGCTGAAACCCCTTCCGAAGATAGTCGACCACGTTAGGAAGGCTGATCCTAAAATCTTCCTCGTGGGCTTCAAGGCGGAGTTCAACGTGTCGGATGAGGTGCTCGTTGAAAGGGCTTACGAAAGGCTGAAGGCCGCGGGTATGGACCTCATAGTGGCGAACGACGTCTCAAGGGAAGGGGTGGGCTTCGGCAAAGAGACGAATGAGGTCTTCATAATAGACAGGGAGAAGAATGTTGTCCATATCCCCCTCACTGGGAAAGATGAGATTGCTAAAACCTTGGTATCAATGCTCGTCGAGAGGCTGGAGAAGAAAAGCTTCTAAAGGAGAGAGAACCCATTCCCTGAGGAGGTATATGAGTTACAGGGAGATGGTGGGTAGGATTCCAAGTTCCATGTATAAGAGGCTCTCAGAGAGGCTTATTGACGCCTTACTTGAGAGCAGGGAAGGGGATAAGCTCCCAAGCTACTTAGCAAAGTCTATCCTTTTCCACTGGCAGAGGGATACACTTGAAAGCGAGGATGGGATATCAATTCTAATAGAAGCTTTAGCGAAGCTGGAACCCTCGAAGGCCCAATCAACACTGAAGGAATTTGGCCTGATGGAGAGAGCTGAGAGGACCAGCTCTATCAAGGAATCACCCTTCACCGAGAATGAGGTGTTCCAATGAGGTTCGGAATAGAGTTTGTCCCACTAGAACCTTACTGGAGGACCGTATACTACTCTATCCAAGCGGAAAGGCTAGGATACGATAATATCTGGATCACAGACCACTTCAATAACAGGAATGTCTACGTGCTTTTGAGCACATTGGCCAACTACACTGAAAGAATAACGCTGGGCCCAGGGGTAACAAACCCATACCTCATACACCCCGTTATAACAGCCCAGAGCATAGCATCCCTAAGCGAGATAGCCCCAGGAAGGATCGCCTTAGGAATAGGTGCGGGTGACAAGACGACATTGGAGATGGTGGGAGTGGAGCAGAAGTCGCCCCTAACCGCGGTTAGGGAGGCCGTTGAGCTCATCAGAAGGCAACTTGCAAGGGGGAAGGAAGGCTATAGCGGAAGCATCTTCAAAACCTCCCCTAGCGCCAGGTTTAACTTTAGGGTTCAAGGAGGCATACCTATCTACATAGGGGCCCAGGGGCCAAGGATGTTACAATTAGCGGGCTCAGTAGGAGACGGGGTCCTTATAAATGCATGCCACCCTGAGGACGTCGCCTCGGCCATCAAGAGCATAAGGGAGGGGGCTGAGATGTCCGGGAGGAAGCTTGAGGAGCTAGACATCGCCGCCTATACATCCTTCTCCATAGCTGATGACGAGGGAAAGGCATACAAAGCTGCAATACCAGTAGTAGCCTACATAGTTGCAGGGAGCCCCCCTCCAATTCTCTCAAGGCATGGCATAGCCCACGAGGCAGCTGAGAGAATAAGGTCAAAACTAGCAGAGAGGAAGTGGGAAGAAGCCTTCAGGGAGGTTACCCATGAGATGATAGAATCCTTCTCCATCGCGGGGACACCCGAAAGATGTATAGGGAAGATCCAAGAACTCTTGGAGAAAGGAATCACCCAGTTCGTTGTCGGGTCTCCACTCGGCCCCAACATGAAGGAGGCCATCAATCTCTTCGGAAGAAGGATAATCCCTCACTTTAGGGAATAAACTGAAGACAACAAATCCCGGTGAGGCTCTCTTCATAAAGGTTCAACTAATTATGCTTATACACATTGGATTTTCATGATATGAATAAAGTTTTCGCAGTTGATCTTTTATTATATATTCCGAAATGACAAAGATAATGATTGGGGCATATAATTATTTTAGAAAAGGTTTATAATTCTAGAAGTTTCAGCTGATTGGAGTCCGAAGGGAGTGGAAACTTGCCCAAGAAAGACCTAAGCCTTAGGATAGGGGAGTTCTCATCTTCTCTTGGAGTATTCAAGGATTTAGAGATACAGGTCGGCAGGATCCTCGAGGAGTGGGAAGAGGCAACCGGCCCCACACCATTCCCCGAGATAGCAACCCTCCGAGAATGGGACATGAAGCTCCTCAGCAGATACAAGCCTTTCTACATGCCTTTCTGCGACCTTTGCTGCCTCTGCACTTTCGGTAAATGCGACTTGACGGGGGACAAGAGGGGGGCATGCGGCATCACCATGGCGGGGCAACAGTCGAGGATCGTTCTACTAGCCTGTTGCATAGGTGCAGCCGCTCATGCTCAGCACGCGAGGATGATGCTCAACCATCTTATTGAGGAGTATGGTAGGGATGCCCCCCTGAACGTCGCCCTAAACACGAATGTCGAGGCCCCCCATATACGACTGGTTTGCGGGATAAGGCCCAAGACCCTTCATGACTTGGATGATGCTCTTACATATGTGGAGGAACAGATAGTGCAATTGCTAGCTTCAACTCATACAGGCCAGGAGGGGAGCAACCTAGACTATGAGTCTAAGGTCTTCCATGCTGGGATGCTGGACCACGTGG
This window contains:
- the coaBC gene encoding bifunctional phosphopantothenoylcysteine decarboxylase/phosphopantothenate--cysteine ligase CoaBC; translated protein: MAFGVHTSKEIIGTRGRELEGRRIVLCITGSVAAVRSPEIARELMRRGAEVYTVMTPMATKILHPYMMEWATGNPVVTELTGKIEHVTYAGEHPHRADLILVAPCTANTIGKAASAIDDTPVTTVLTTAIGSGIPIIMAPAMHGSMYNHPVVRENIEKLRSIGVEILMPRVEEGKAKIPETDEIVEAVVRRLRLGKELEGRRILVTAGPTREYIDAFRFISNPSSGKMGVAIAEEALRRGAEVTFIYGPGTAQPPFGVRLIRVETTNEMLEATVKALKDFKHDAAILTAAVSDFGPKAREMIKTPSNRESWTIELKPLPKIVDHVRKADPKIFLVGFKAEFNVSDEVLVERAYERLKAAGMDLIVANDVSREGVGFGKETNEVFIIDREKNVVHIPLTGKDEIAKTLVSMLVERLEKKSF
- a CDS encoding 5,10-methylenetetrahydromethanopterin reductase, producing MRFGIEFVPLEPYWRTVYYSIQAERLGYDNIWITDHFNNRNVYVLLSTLANYTERITLGPGVTNPYLIHPVITAQSIASLSEIAPGRIALGIGAGDKTTLEMVGVEQKSPLTAVREAVELIRRQLARGKEGYSGSIFKTSPSARFNFRVQGGIPIYIGAQGPRMLQLAGSVGDGVLINACHPEDVASAIKSIREGAEMSGRKLEELDIAAYTSFSIADDEGKAYKAAIPVVAYIVAGSPPPILSRHGIAHEAAERIRSKLAERKWEEAFREVTHEMIESFSIAGTPERCIGKIQELLEKGITQFVVGSPLGPNMKEAINLFGRRIIPHFRE